A portion of the Manihot esculenta cultivar AM560-2 chromosome 2, M.esculenta_v8, whole genome shotgun sequence genome contains these proteins:
- the LOC122723074 gene encoding uncharacterized protein LOC122723074 — protein MGQFKNFKDLRLPSGGLNEALEVLLLGQSLGEAVRQVAETVSPRSSGRPPPLFVRAPERVLAPYMFQDVEGSNLFHCSSECFADFPECAWLYQASHSGVGLQHPLVPLSFRMSIYDGTVKNVQYLYPAWPWWEVPVLCGTKVHRAFCIAFGQPNADLWMKCTLPCSFMAISELPDVVNLESHITPANITKYLSRRFLDTPLYLIRAPYPNERIVLPYPPPPASEVKMDEIKFPKNFVLSRDNIHAIYDAFSAGRSVSEAAMEVVQATSSKKVSRSPARVPSQVAKPSSRSSKSSRPSGRGGPSSTLESAEGSRSAPASSEAVREASLVITEQTSAVEQVEQGTAHSPEKVSGGKDKEASGTGLEIVLIEDRTPEDLTQDAPAPVRTEPGGSEGVSAKTGEKRPASHRTSVPSPARKKSRATTGSAPALLSIGKGKNAATELPLPSSGNALKASDITSESPASAVADLLRVQMFGGVTQASDPRLLALTGLLASSTEEQVSFRSRSREELGNTIREMLLMMTGLVTEVDIRDRSFRESVVRRIEEARQEENISATNDARGNLAAAREQIQTLQAELNSALEALKKAEEEIAGTAKHTLSLENELSRTCKVLQESDERATALEARCKGVSEQLSSMANALQERNEALGQKAEVQRLYDALKADFDGLQAHMKEEKTQKEAALARVQVLEQELSASSDRIRDLASSAEEFKLRHDQLNQEVRALECKAQLVREQCIAEYQESDELKEKIIQAGELAVQSYKDSSEFKEFVAEACEAHLDKYLASAEMKRAIVNKALHFYSSGYNRGLREARQAPDIPLSELRKREVDSDGEPVMYGEDDFPMPRGDCRVGGRSTVSSSDEAELEEEDVEVLGSEDDDPVAEEENPNLGSEIAPAANVESSDPRDTELPADVTANRDNVGEGVLTDVSPLRSIYPPTSPER, from the exons atgggtcagttcaaaaattttaaagatttaaggTTACCTTCAGGGGGTCTGAACGAGGCTTTGGAGGTTCTGCTGCTAGGACAGTCGCTGGGTGAGGCTGTTCGGCAAGTTGCTGAAACGGTTtcacccaggtcgtctggccggcctcctcctctttTTGTTCGGGCTCCTGAGAGGGTGCTGGCTCCATATATGTTTCAAGACGTTGAGGGTTctaacttgttccattgctcttcagaatgtTTCGCTGATTTCCCTGAATGTGCATGGTTGTATCAAGCCTCACATTCGGGTGTAGGTTTGCAACATCCACTTGTTCCATTGTCCTTCAGAATGTCTATCTATGATGGAACAGTGAAAAATGTTCAATACCTATATCCTGCGTGGCCTTGGTgggaagtaccagtattatgcggAACCAAGGTCCACCGCGCCTTCTGCATCGCATTTGGGCAACCGAATGCCGACCTATGGATGAAAT gtacgcttccttgttcttttaTGGCGATTTCGGAACTCCCTGATGTTGTTAACCTTGAGTCCCACATTACGCCTGCCAACATAACTAAATACCTTTCTCGGAGGTTTCTGGATACTCCTCTGTATCTGATTCGAGCACCTTacccaaatgagaggatagtccTGCCTTATCCTCCTCCTCCGG CTTCGGAAGTAAAAATGGACGAGATCAAGTTtcccaagaactttgtcctatctcgggacaatattcatgcaatctatGACGCCTTTTCAGCTGGTCGTTCGGTATCGGAAGCTGCTATGGAAGTGGTTCAAGCGActtcctccaagaaggttaGCCGATCTCCAGCCAGAGTGCCCTCTCAAGTTGcaaagccgagctctcgcagctcCAAGTCATCCAGGCCATCTGGCCGTGGCGGACCGAGCTCAACTTTGGAGTCTGCTGAAGGGTCTAGGTCtgctccagcctcctcagaggcCGTGAGAGAGGCTTCCTTGGTTATTACGGAGCAGACTTCTGCTGTCGAGCAGGTGGAGCAGGGTACTGCCCACTCTCCTGAGAAGGTATCTGGGGGTAAAGACAAGGAGGCCTCCGGGACGGGGTTGGAGATTGTCCTTATAGAGGACCGAACTCCAGAGGATCTTACCCaagatgcccctgcccctgtgaggactgaacctGGGGGTTCTGAGGGCGTTTCAGCAAAGACCGGGGAAAAGCGCCCAGCTTCTCATAGAACGTCTGTCCCATCTCCAGCTaggaagaaatccagggctaCTACAGGGTCTGCCCCGGCTCTTCTTTCCATTGGGAAAGGAAAAAATGCTGCTACCGAGCTTCCGTTACCTTCCTCTGGCAACGCTTTGAAAGCGTCGGACATTACCTCTGAGTCTCCAGCCAGTGCTGTTGCTGACCTTCTCAGAGTGCAGATGTTCGGCGGGGTTACACAAGCTTCGGATCCCCGTCTTCTCGCCCtgactggtctcttagccagtTCTACTGAGGAACAGGTGTCTTTCCGATCTCGGTCTCGCGAAGAGCTCGGGAACACAATCAGGGAGATGTTACTGATG ATGACGGGTCTTGTCACGGAGGTGGATATCCGTGATCGTTCCTTCCGGGAGTCTGTAGTccgccggattgaggaggcgcgTCAGGAGGAGAACATATCTGCAACTAATGATGCAAGAGGGAATCTGGCTGCTGCTCGAGAACAAATCCAGACCCTCCAGGCGGAGTTGAACTCTGCATTGGAGGCCCTTAAAAAGGCTGAGGAGGAAATAGCTGGTACAGCGAAGCATACCTTGTCTTTAGAAAATGAGCTGTCTCGGACTTGCAAAGTTCTCCAAGAGTCGGATGAGAGGGCAACTGCCTTGGAGGCTCGCTGCAAAGGAGTTTCGGAGCAATTGTCCTCTATGGCGAATGCCCTTCAGGAGAGGAATGAGGCTTTGGGCCAAAAAGCGGAGGTCCAGCGCCTGTATGATGCCTTAAAGGCAGATTTTGATGGACTTCAAGCTCATATGAAGGAGGAGAAAACTCAGAAAGAGGCAGCCCTAGCTCGGGTGCAGGTCCTCGAGCAGGAGTTGAGTGCAAGTTCTGACCGTATCAGAGATCTGGCTTCTTCGGCTGAAGAATTCAAACTTCGTCATGATCAACTTAACCAGgaagtcagggctttggaaTGCAAAGCTCAGCTGGTACGTGAGCAAtgcatagcggagtatcaggagtctgatgagctgaaggagAAGATCATTCAGGCCGGTGAGTTGGCTGTTCAGAGCTACaaggactcttctgagtttaaggagtttgtagctgaggcctgtgaagcGCATCTTGATAAATATTTAGCTTCTGCTGAAATGAAGAGGGCTATTGTTAATAAAGCCCTTCATTTTTACTCATCCGGCTATAATcgtggtttaagagaagctaggcaGGCTCCTGATATCCCGTTGTCAGAGCTTCGCAAGCGGGAGGTAGATTCAGATGGCGAGCCGGTAATGTATGgagaggatgatttccctatgccccgGGGAGATTGCCGTGTTGGTGGCCGGTCAACTGTGTCTTCCTCGGATGAAGCCGAGCTGGAAGAAGAGGACGTGGAAGTCCTTGGGTCGGAGGATGATGACCCTGTTGCCGAGGAGGAGAACCCCAACCTTGGGTCAGAGATTGCTCCTGCTgctaatgttgagagctctgatCCAAGGGATACTGAGCTTCCTGCAGATGTCACTGCAAATAGGGATAATGTGGGCGAGGGAGTTTtaactgatgtaagtcctttaaggagtATCTATCCTCCTACTTCGCCTGAGAGGTGA